A single Triticum dicoccoides isolate Atlit2015 ecotype Zavitan chromosome 2A, WEW_v2.0, whole genome shotgun sequence DNA region contains:
- the LOC119358964 gene encoding peroxidase 2-like produces the protein MASSSLSVVLLLCLATVASAQLSTTFYDKSCPLALEKIKTGVETAINSDRRMAASLLRLHFHDCFVQGCDASVLLNETSVGGNERGAFGNVGSLRGFEVIEQIKKDVEAVCKKPYSNNPVVSCADILAVAARDSVVALGGPTWEVQLGRKDSANATVALANANLPGPFLDVAGLKASFAGKGLNLTDMVALSGGHTIGMAQCKNFRSRLYTEPNIDSTFQDKLNDTCTPSGNDNSLAPLDDTATPPTQDMFDNAYFLNLQSNKGLLHSDQVLYNATATSGDTEVIVNSFASAQAVFFKAFASAMVKMSNLGPSPGSPQGQVRKECSIPN, from the exons ATGGCATCTTCATCTCTATCAGTCGTGTTGCTCCTGTGCCTGGCCACAGTGGCGTCGGCGCAGCTGTCGACGACATTCTACGACAAGTCGTGCCCTTTGGCTCTTGAAAAAATCAAGACCGGCGTGGAGACGGCCATCAACAGCGACCGCCGCATGGCCGCGTCGCTGCTCCGGCTGCACTTTCATGACTGCTTTGTCCAG GGCTGTGACGCGTCCGTTCTGCTGAATGAGACTAGCGTGGGTGGCAACGAGCGGGGCGCGTTCGGGAACGTGGGATCGCTGCGTGGCTTCGAGGTCATCGAACAAATCAAGAAGGATGTGGAAGCCGTGTGCAAAAAGCCCTACAGCAACAACCCcgtcgtctcctgcgccgacatccTCGCCGTCGCCGCTCGCGATTCCGTCGTCGCG TTGGGAGGGCCGACGTGGGAGGTTCAACTGGGGAGGAAGGACTCCGCCAACGCTACCGTGGCTCTGGCCAACGCGAACCTGCCTGGGCCGTTCTTGGACGTCGCCGGCCTCAAGGCCAGCTTCGCCGGCAAGGGGCTCAACTTGACCGACATGGTCGCCCTCTCTGGCGGCCACACCATCGGGATGGCGCAGTGCAAGAACTTCAGGAGCAGGCTCTACACCGAGCCCAACATCGACTCCACCTTCCAGGACAAGCTCAACGACACCTGCACCCCGTCTGGCAACGACAACAGCCTGGCCCCGCTGGACGACACGGCGACCCCCCCGACCCAGGACATGTTCGACAACGCCTACTTCCTCAACCTCCAGTCCAACAAGGGGCTCCTGCACTCCGACCAGGTGTTGTACAACGCCACCGCAACCAGCGGTGACACCGAAGTCATCGTTAACAGCTTCGCTTCTGCCCAGGCCGTGTTCTTTAAGGCCTTCGCCTCGGCCATGGTGAAGATGTCCAACCTCGGCCCGTCGCCTGGCTCTCCTCAGGGCCAGGTCAGGAAAGAGTGCTCCATCCCCAACTAA